The sequence below is a genomic window from Lodderomyces elongisporus chromosome 2, complete sequence.
TCTACATGATTCCTTGCAGATCTACGGAGCTTAACAAACCatttgaaactcggtgccTCATTTAACTCCTTTGTTTGACTTGAAGTGTGGCTCGCATCGCGTAATTCTGCTACATCTTCTACCATGTATAGAATTTGAATATTcatatattattttttctttagtaCTCTCTgagaacaagaaagaaaaagacaaataaaaaaaaagttaaaggttaaaaaaaaacaacaattaaaCCGCGTGGAGAGGGGGCACGTTGTACTACTTCTTAGAGataagattttttttttttcaaacaatcTATAAAAGCATTGCAACAATTTCGAAAATCtccatattttttttttcttcgcCGAGTATCTACGAAAACCCAGAGGAAATCAGAATGTTTGTTCATAGAGAAAAGGTTGACTTGTCCAAGTTGCCACATACTTATGATGGTGAAGTGACCCTTGCTGTTATTGGAGGTACCGGTTTATACGATTTGCCCAATTTGAAACCAATTGCAAGGTTGACTGTTAGTACACCATGGGGATTCCCATCGGGACCAATCACCATTTCTCAAACTGATTCTGGCTTTCCTGTTGCGTTTTTAGCAAGACATGGACAACACCATGACTTGTTACCTAGCGATGTTCCTTCAAGAGCCAATATTGCCgcattgaaaaaattgggtGTCAAGGCCATAATTGCATTCTCAGCCGTTGGATCATTGCAACCAGAGATCAAGCCAAGAGACTTTGTTTTGCCTACCCAAATCATCGATAGAACAAAGGGAATCAGACCATCTACTTTTTTCGAAAAGGGGTTTGTTGCTCATGCAATGTTTGGTGAACCATTCGACTTGAAATTGAACGAACTCATTGCCAATGCAATCCCATCAAGCGGATTCCTTGAAGGCGAAAACGATGCAAAACCAACATTACACACCAAGAAACACACAAATGACAATGAAGACCTCACCATTATCTGTATGGAGGGCCCACAGTTCTCTACACGTGCCGAGTCCAAACTATACAGATCCTGGGGTGGCTCAATCATCAACATGTCAGTATTGCCCGAAGCCAAATTGGCACGTGAGGCTGAGATTGCCTATCAAATGATTTGTATGTCTACTGACTACGACTCATGGAATGAAAGCGAAGAGCCAGTCACCGTGGAAACCGTTGTTGGCAACCTCAAAGCCAACTCTGCCAATGCATGCAAATTGGCGGCCAAATTAATTGACGAGTTTGCTGAAAAGGGCCAAGGTATTGGGGATGATATCAAAGGCTCCATGAAGTTTGCAGTGAGCACAAGTCCACATGGGGTCAAGAAGGAATTGTTAGAAAAGATGCACTATTTATTCCCAGGCTACTGGGAAGTCTAAAgactatatttttttttttggtcatGACACGAAAAGTGTCGTTAACAAATACATTAGATTTATAGAGTTTCAAATAAATGTGTAATAAATTGAATTTAAAAGAATTAGAAAAcggaataaaaaagaattgaaaataaaaaattgattaatTCATTCAAAACTCGTCtaaaatattattattactatttatttattt
It includes:
- the MEU1 gene encoding S-methyl-5-thioadenosine phosphorylase (BUSCO:EOG09263KB4); the protein is MFVHREKVDLSKLPHTYDGEVTLAVIGGTGLYDLPNLKPIARLTVSTPWGFPSGPITISQTDSGFPVAFLARHGQHHDLLPSDVPSRANIAALKKLGVKAIIAFSAVGSLQPEIKPRDFVLPTQIIDRTKGIRPSTFFEKGFVAHAMFGEPFDLKLNELIANAIPSSGFLEGENDAKPTLHTKKHTNDNEDLTIICMEGPQFSTRAESKLYRSWGGSIINMSVLPEAKLAREAEIAYQMICMSTDYDSWNESEEPVTVETVVGNLKANSANACKLAAKLIDEFAEKGQGIGDDIKGSMKFAVSTSPHGVKKELLEKMHYLFPGYWEV